In the genome of Streptomyces sp. NBC_00190, one region contains:
- a CDS encoding M28 family metallopeptidase produces MPSRRIAAATAALAAAALVSPLLLAGPAGATGSPQSDAARGDALARKLVKDATGKGAYNHLKVFQSIADYNNGTRVAGSKGHEQSAKYVEAVMKAAGYQVTRNEFDFVYVETVAEKMTVNGSNAHDVPIHLMTYTASTPEGGVTAQVAVAPVDADGTNGCEPGDFAAGAFTGKIALVKRGGCTFATKQANAAAAGAVGAVIYNNTAGALNGTLGDANAGKVPTGGITQADGEKLAADAAAGPVEVTLDIRQFRENRKTYNVVAETRGGDADNTVFLGAHLDSVAAGPGINDNGSGSAGILQVAQRLASSQTKIKNKVKFAWWSAEEYGLLGSEAYVAGLTDAQKKQIKLYLNFDMIASPNSAYFVYDGDDSDGVGAGPGPEGSAQLEKGINDFLDSKKIPHAGTDFSGRSDYGPFIEVGIPSGGTFTGAEGIKTPEEAAKFGGQAGVAYDVNYHAKGDDITNIDQKALDINVDVIADAVGHYAFDLAPLSKPVVSAPTPGGGSGGGLHTGHDEVRQ; encoded by the coding sequence ATGCCCTCTCGCCGTATAGCCGCAGCAACCGCCGCCCTGGCAGCCGCGGCCCTCGTCTCCCCGCTGCTCCTCGCCGGGCCCGCCGGTGCCACCGGAAGCCCGCAGAGCGACGCCGCGCGTGGTGACGCGCTGGCCAGGAAGCTGGTCAAGGACGCGACCGGCAAGGGCGCCTACAACCACCTGAAGGTCTTCCAGTCGATCGCCGACTACAACAACGGCACGCGCGTGGCCGGTTCCAAAGGCCACGAGCAGTCCGCCAAGTACGTCGAGGCCGTGATGAAGGCGGCCGGCTACCAGGTCACGAGGAACGAGTTCGACTTCGTCTACGTCGAGACCGTCGCCGAGAAGATGACGGTGAACGGCTCGAACGCGCACGACGTCCCGATCCACCTGATGACGTACACGGCGAGCACCCCCGAAGGGGGCGTGACCGCCCAGGTCGCCGTCGCGCCGGTCGACGCGGACGGTACGAACGGCTGCGAGCCCGGCGACTTCGCCGCCGGCGCCTTCACCGGCAAGATCGCCCTGGTCAAGCGCGGCGGCTGCACCTTCGCCACCAAGCAGGCCAACGCGGCGGCGGCCGGCGCGGTCGGCGCGGTCATCTACAACAACACCGCGGGCGCCCTGAACGGCACCCTCGGCGACGCGAACGCGGGCAAGGTCCCGACCGGCGGCATCACCCAGGCGGACGGCGAGAAGCTCGCCGCCGACGCCGCGGCCGGCCCGGTCGAGGTCACCCTCGACATCCGCCAGTTCCGCGAGAACCGCAAGACGTACAACGTCGTCGCGGAGACCCGCGGAGGGGACGCGGACAACACCGTCTTCCTCGGAGCGCACCTCGACTCGGTCGCGGCGGGCCCGGGCATCAACGACAACGGCTCCGGTTCGGCCGGCATCCTCCAGGTCGCGCAGCGCCTCGCGAGCAGCCAGACGAAGATCAAGAACAAGGTCAAGTTCGCCTGGTGGTCGGCGGAGGAGTACGGCCTGCTCGGCTCCGAGGCGTACGTCGCGGGACTGACGGACGCGCAGAAGAAGCAGATCAAGCTCTACCTGAACTTCGACATGATCGCCTCGCCGAACTCCGCGTACTTCGTGTACGACGGCGACGACTCGGACGGGGTGGGCGCGGGCCCCGGCCCGGAGGGCTCCGCCCAGCTGGAGAAGGGGATCAACGACTTCCTCGACTCCAAGAAGATCCCGCACGCCGGCACGGACTTCTCCGGCCGCTCGGACTACGGCCCGTTCATCGAGGTCGGCATCCCGTCGGGCGGTACGTTCACGGGCGCCGAGGGCATCAAGACGCCGGAGGAAGCCGCGAAGTTCGGCGGGCAGGCCGGCGTCGCCTACGACGTGAACTACCACGCCAAGGGTGACGACATCACGAACATCGACCAGAAGGCGCTCGACATCAACGTCGACGTCATCGCGGACGCGGTCGGCCACTACGCCTTCGACCTGGCCCCGCTCTCGAAGCCGGTCGTCTCCGCACCGACGCCCGGCGGCGGCAGCGGCGGTGGCCTGCACACGGGCCACGACGAGGTCCGGCAGTAG
- a CDS encoding DUF5937 family protein, with protein sequence MSVTIDIAGLPAERISFSPSPLAELCMALHALSQPAHHPALSSWTTATAAALDPCLADRLLEGDFMWRSSFADIFMPFAGIPGGTGLPAATLAEELDVLDRLDDERFVMAALEHCWLALYNEGGWPSPLTDPGARARALETAAARGPRQLNFSLRLLDDTAAVRVWMRRLLEDCDEAFFAETWKRVEPGQSADARHKTELLRRKGLPAALKEVSGALGVDEARTTITADKMVDGSTTATDPRVGPGLVFIPTNFGWPHLLVLHAPGWRPVVHYPLGTPELAASPGSVELLQRRMEALAHPMRMMLCRSLARAPYTTSELATVYGITAPEVSRHLAVLKKAGLIHTRRQGRYAQHQLDLPAVARIGSDFIEGILR encoded by the coding sequence ATGAGCGTCACCATCGACATCGCCGGGCTCCCCGCCGAGCGGATCTCCTTCTCCCCCTCGCCGCTCGCGGAGCTCTGCATGGCCCTGCACGCGCTCTCCCAGCCCGCCCACCACCCCGCGCTCAGTTCCTGGACCACCGCCACCGCCGCCGCCCTCGACCCGTGCCTCGCGGACCGGCTGCTGGAGGGCGACTTCATGTGGCGGAGCTCCTTCGCCGACATCTTCATGCCCTTCGCCGGAATCCCCGGCGGGACCGGGCTGCCCGCCGCGACGCTGGCCGAGGAGCTCGACGTACTCGACCGGCTGGACGACGAGCGGTTCGTGATGGCCGCCCTGGAGCACTGCTGGCTGGCCCTGTACAACGAGGGTGGCTGGCCCTCCCCGCTCACGGACCCGGGGGCGCGGGCCAGGGCGCTGGAGACGGCCGCCGCCCGCGGCCCCCGCCAGCTGAACTTCTCGCTGCGCCTGCTGGACGACACCGCTGCCGTCCGGGTGTGGATGCGGCGGCTCCTGGAGGACTGCGACGAGGCGTTCTTCGCCGAGACCTGGAAGCGCGTCGAGCCCGGGCAGAGCGCCGACGCCCGGCACAAGACCGAGCTGCTGCGCCGCAAGGGGCTGCCGGCCGCGCTGAAGGAGGTCTCGGGCGCGCTCGGCGTCGACGAGGCCCGCACCACCATCACCGCCGACAAGATGGTCGACGGCTCGACCACCGCCACAGACCCCCGCGTGGGCCCCGGCCTGGTCTTCATACCGACCAACTTCGGCTGGCCGCACCTGCTGGTGCTGCACGCGCCGGGCTGGCGGCCGGTGGTCCACTATCCCCTCGGCACCCCCGAACTGGCGGCCTCGCCCGGATCGGTGGAGCTGCTCCAGCGGCGGATGGAGGCGCTGGCCCATCCCATGCGGATGATGCTGTGCCGGAGTCTGGCCAGGGCCCCGTACACGACGAGCGAGCTGGCGACCGTGTACGGGATCACCGCGCCAGAGGTGTCACGGCATCTGGCCGTACTGAAAAAGGCCGGCCTGATCCATACACGGCGTCAAGGGCGTTATGCCCAGCATCAGTTGGATCTGCCCGCGGTCGCCCGCATCGGTTCGGACTTCATCGAGGGCATCCTCCGTTAG
- a CDS encoding HAMP domain-containing protein — protein MSLLGGIRPPITVLSVLLLALAGFTALSLGSVREDRLPAAVLTSQQHFAEDGAIALRASLDESVTDLDRAAALLSTGKPVAPDAVLDKIGSVYQKWRGAAVVEIGSGRLLAARGENLPLTAIDRTRLSGEGGLAPRMVKLANGETRLLTLSLLSWKDQPQQLLVASSSLRFPGISLGNFRSIAVVGPDGTVLSNDGIPEPEMVLTDLQRADVKRDTKQLASFAKTAAKRTKANPLTVKEPGSGGFLGVSGSLMGGEWGGERAAAGYARLAGPEPGVGTTATSLELTVVAMVNVAQNPARTSDAFAGLVLAGALLLVGALVVALLVGTVQRPLITLFLESRRLTRGDLTRPVSLPRGAEAARIGTALERLRGQLRSDADPAHVPRGRRKRRTGARVLLALCGVLLLAWCVPLGLLVNRAGEDVVVPQQLVSDQRERTDTLNDRIRRALNEGQADLLSVASLMGEDTSPQHMTSVLEHTAREHLRYASLYVMDGAGSVLARTGGTPQAADGKGPRKEPIAVHDGGKEPVVVATAPIPGQGGTAVVGEFRIDFVNSLLKRPGLGEIRVVDSQHRIIASNSGYRAFQKLDDERLDALVEGSALKVGMSPRPGSILYRSGGDHVIAAAAPFVGGGAAKPLDWTVVSWQSAKGLAIHEYSLQNRTVLAGLLGFAVGAACLGWLQIIVVAPLRELARRAEALADGDRRTVLYPRHHDEVGAVTRSLEIIRQQLQQQRKQAGGRASAPAGRN, from the coding sequence ATGTCACTGCTCGGCGGCATCAGACCGCCGATCACCGTGCTGTCGGTGCTGCTGCTCGCCCTGGCGGGGTTCACCGCGCTGAGCCTGGGCAGCGTCCGCGAGGACCGGCTGCCCGCGGCCGTGCTCACCTCCCAGCAGCACTTCGCCGAGGACGGCGCGATCGCCCTGCGCGCCTCGCTGGACGAGAGCGTCACCGACCTCGACCGGGCCGCGGCCCTGCTCTCCACCGGGAAGCCCGTCGCCCCCGACGCCGTGCTCGACAAGATCGGCAGCGTCTACCAGAAGTGGCGCGGCGCCGCGGTCGTCGAGATCGGCTCGGGCCGGCTGCTGGCCGCCCGCGGCGAGAACCTCCCCCTGACCGCGATCGACCGCACCCGGCTCTCCGGCGAAGGCGGCCTGGCCCCCCGCATGGTCAAGCTGGCCAACGGCGAGACCCGGCTGCTCACCCTCTCCCTGCTGTCCTGGAAGGACCAGCCCCAGCAGTTGCTGGTCGCCTCCAGCAGCCTGCGCTTCCCCGGCATCAGCCTCGGCAACTTCCGGTCCATCGCCGTCGTCGGACCCGACGGCACGGTGCTCAGCAACGACGGCATCCCCGAGCCCGAAATGGTCCTCACCGACCTCCAGCGCGCCGACGTCAAACGCGACACCAAGCAGCTCGCCTCCTTCGCCAAGACCGCGGCCAAACGGACCAAGGCCAACCCCCTGACCGTGAAGGAGCCCGGCTCCGGCGGCTTCCTCGGGGTCAGCGGCAGCCTGATGGGAGGCGAATGGGGCGGTGAACGCGCCGCCGCGGGCTACGCGCGCCTCGCCGGCCCCGAACCGGGCGTCGGCACCACCGCCACCAGCCTGGAGCTGACGGTCGTCGCCATGGTCAACGTCGCGCAGAACCCCGCGCGCACGTCCGACGCCTTCGCCGGGCTGGTCCTGGCCGGCGCCCTGCTGCTGGTCGGCGCCCTGGTCGTCGCCCTGCTCGTCGGCACCGTGCAGCGCCCGCTGATCACCTTGTTCCTGGAGAGCCGACGGCTGACCCGCGGCGACCTGACCCGCCCGGTGTCCCTCCCCCGCGGGGCCGAGGCGGCCCGGATCGGGACCGCCCTGGAGCGCTTGCGCGGCCAGCTGCGCAGCGACGCGGACCCGGCGCACGTCCCCCGCGGCAGGCGGAAGCGCCGCACGGGCGCCCGCGTGCTCCTCGCCCTGTGCGGGGTCCTGCTCCTGGCCTGGTGCGTGCCGCTGGGCCTGCTGGTCAACCGGGCCGGCGAGGACGTCGTCGTACCGCAGCAGCTCGTCAGCGACCAGCGGGAGCGCACCGACACCCTCAACGACCGGATCCGGCGCGCCCTCAACGAGGGCCAGGCCGACCTGCTGTCCGTCGCCTCGCTGATGGGCGAGGACACGAGCCCGCAGCACATGACCAGCGTCCTGGAACACACCGCTCGCGAACACCTGCGCTACGCGTCCCTTTACGTGATGGACGGCGCCGGCAGCGTCCTCGCCCGGACGGGCGGCACACCGCAGGCCGCCGACGGCAAGGGGCCCCGCAAGGAGCCGATCGCCGTCCACGACGGCGGCAAGGAGCCGGTCGTCGTCGCCACCGCCCCGATACCCGGCCAAGGCGGCACGGCGGTCGTCGGCGAGTTCCGCATCGACTTCGTCAACTCGCTGCTCAAGCGGCCGGGTCTGGGAGAGATCCGGGTGGTCGACTCCCAGCACCGGATCATCGCCTCCAACAGCGGCTACCGCGCCTTCCAGAAGCTCGACGACGAGCGGCTCGACGCCCTCGTCGAGGGCTCCGCCCTCAAGGTCGGCATGTCCCCGCGGCCCGGCAGCATCCTCTACCGCAGCGGCGGCGACCACGTCATCGCGGCCGCCGCCCCGTTCGTGGGAGGCGGCGCCGCCAAGCCCCTGGACTGGACCGTGGTCAGCTGGCAGTCCGCCAAGGGCCTCGCGATCCACGAGTACAGCCTGCAGAACCGCACCGTCCTCGCCGGCCTGCTCGGCTTCGCGGTCGGCGCGGCCTGCCTGGGCTGGCTCCAGATCATCGTGGTGGCGCCGCTGCGCGAACTCGCCCGGCGCGCCGAGGCCCTCGCCGACGGCGACCGGCGCACGGTGCTCTACCCGCGCCACCACGACGAGGTGGGTGCCGTGACGCGCAGCCTGGAGATCATCCGCCAGCAGCTCCAGCAGCAGCGCAAGCAGGCCGGCGGGCGCGCGTCCGCACCGGCCGGAAGGAACTGA
- the pgsB gene encoding poly-gamma-glutamate synthase PgsB — protein MLFLYCVLLVCCAIMLVAGIVEQRRHFASLHRIPNRVLVNGIRGKSSITRLCAGALRGGGLTTVAKTTGTAARFIHPDATEEPVYRKFGIANVVEQIGIVRRAAAYRPDALVMECMAVMPALQEINQSKLIQSTIGVLCNVREDHVAEMGPTLDDIARSLSRSMPYGGICVTAEKERFDVLQEEADARDCQLLYADPDTVSDDELRGFSWFTFKENVAIALTVAELLGVDRDTALRGMYEAPPDPGVLSVERYLAPGGKRLRFANVFAANDPESTLMNINQLLDLGAVERPLSVVINCRPDRVERNGQMGAIIPELRPDKVFVIGHPAKSAIDAIPAEWRDRAVDLGGDHRDGEEFMRELLGHLGPSSSLVAIGNIHGQGEVLLEHLAELPPDEAADAGGGDPGWPEEPTGQFARPLDPYADAPYGGDPYAQAPYDADPYPQGPGGADPYAQSPGGQVPYGHVPHARAAQAPGAAAPHVPAPDPYGIRAATPVPAWPQQQQPQPQIHPDPPQGQWQKPGETR, from the coding sequence GTGCTCTTCCTCTACTGCGTACTGCTCGTCTGCTGCGCGATCATGCTCGTCGCGGGCATCGTGGAGCAGCGGCGGCACTTCGCCAGCCTGCACCGGATACCGAACCGGGTGCTGGTCAACGGCATCCGCGGCAAGAGCTCCATCACCCGGCTGTGCGCGGGGGCGCTGCGCGGCGGCGGTCTGACCACGGTCGCCAAGACCACCGGCACGGCGGCTAGGTTCATCCACCCGGACGCCACCGAGGAGCCCGTCTACCGCAAGTTCGGCATCGCCAACGTCGTGGAGCAGATCGGCATCGTGCGGCGGGCCGCCGCCTACCGTCCGGACGCGCTCGTCATGGAGTGCATGGCGGTCATGCCGGCGCTCCAGGAGATCAACCAGTCCAAGCTGATCCAGTCGACCATCGGCGTCCTGTGCAACGTCCGCGAGGACCACGTCGCCGAGATGGGCCCGACCCTCGACGACATCGCGCGCTCCCTGTCCCGCTCGATGCCGTACGGCGGGATCTGCGTCACCGCCGAGAAGGAACGTTTCGACGTCCTCCAGGAGGAGGCCGACGCCCGCGACTGCCAACTGCTGTACGCCGACCCCGACACGGTCAGCGACGACGAACTGCGCGGTTTCAGCTGGTTCACCTTCAAGGAGAACGTCGCCATCGCGCTCACCGTCGCCGAGCTCCTCGGCGTCGACCGGGACACCGCCCTGCGGGGGATGTACGAGGCCCCGCCGGACCCGGGTGTGCTCTCGGTCGAGCGGTACCTGGCCCCCGGCGGGAAGCGGCTGCGGTTCGCCAACGTCTTCGCGGCGAACGACCCCGAGTCGACGCTGATGAACATCAACCAGCTGCTGGACCTGGGTGCGGTGGAGCGTCCCCTGAGCGTGGTGATCAACTGCCGGCCCGACCGGGTCGAGCGCAACGGCCAGATGGGCGCGATCATCCCCGAACTGCGGCCGGACAAGGTCTTCGTGATCGGCCACCCGGCCAAGAGCGCCATCGACGCGATCCCGGCCGAGTGGCGTGACCGCGCCGTCGACCTGGGCGGCGACCACCGCGACGGCGAGGAGTTCATGCGGGAGCTGCTGGGGCACCTCGGCCCCAGCAGCTCGCTCGTCGCCATCGGCAACATCCACGGGCAGGGCGAGGTGCTGCTGGAGCACCTCGCGGAGCTGCCGCCGGACGAGGCGGCCGACGCCGGGGGCGGGGACCCGGGATGGCCGGAGGAGCCGACCGGGCAGTTCGCCCGCCCCCTCGACCCGTACGCGGACGCCCCGTACGGCGGGGACCCGTACGCGCAGGCTCCGTACGACGCGGACCCGTACCCGCAGGGCCCGGGTGGCGCAGACCCGTACGCGCAGTCCCCGGGCGGCCAGGTCCCGTACGGCCACGTCCCCCACGCTCGGGCCGCGCAGGCGCCGGGTGCGGCCGCGCCGCACGTCCCCGCCCCCGACCCGTACGGCATCCGCG
- a CDS encoding CapA family protein, whose product MSLSLAGCGLLGGAQEKPGPAAGDAAGAGARSTGRSFTVAAAGDILIHPQLTDQAARDAKAAGHTGYDFDRIMAGVKPVISKADLGICHMEPVLGQPNGPFQTYPDFLVPPQIAKTIKNVGYDTCSTASNHTLDHGPEGVFRTLDTLDREGLKHTGSARTEEESDKPLILDVKGVKVAQISFAFGFNGREVPKDKPWLANLISFKAIAAAEKKARAAGAEVVILSIHWGREHQPNPSNPQLELARRIAKETGINLVIGHHAHVVQPMEKVDGTWVAYGLGNQLARHDVPSGLTEEGAIGWFEFSEKNGKWDVQARFVPTFTDIPPDPESTPGADLPGTNTQPVRDHRLVDVVEALQNDKSLLPEQRARYRLAFERTQGTMLNRGAGKDGLRPLRGLPG is encoded by the coding sequence CTGAGCCTCTCGCTCGCGGGGTGCGGCCTCCTCGGCGGAGCGCAGGAGAAGCCGGGGCCGGCCGCGGGCGATGCGGCGGGCGCGGGCGCCAGGAGCACGGGCCGGTCCTTCACCGTCGCCGCCGCGGGCGACATCCTCATCCACCCCCAGCTGACCGACCAGGCCGCCCGGGACGCCAAGGCGGCCGGGCACACGGGGTACGACTTCGACCGGATCATGGCGGGGGTCAAGCCGGTCATCAGCAAGGCCGATCTCGGCATCTGCCACATGGAGCCGGTCCTGGGCCAGCCGAACGGCCCCTTCCAGACCTACCCCGACTTCCTCGTCCCGCCGCAGATCGCCAAGACGATCAAGAACGTCGGGTACGACACCTGCTCGACGGCCTCGAACCACACCCTCGACCACGGCCCGGAGGGCGTCTTCCGCACCCTGGACACCCTGGACCGGGAGGGCCTCAAGCACACCGGATCCGCCCGGACCGAGGAGGAGAGCGACAAACCCCTGATCCTGGACGTCAAGGGCGTCAAGGTCGCCCAGATCTCCTTCGCCTTCGGCTTCAACGGGCGCGAGGTCCCCAAGGACAAGCCCTGGCTGGCCAACCTCATCAGCTTCAAGGCCATCGCCGCCGCCGAGAAGAAGGCCCGCGCCGCCGGCGCCGAGGTGGTGATCCTCTCCATCCACTGGGGCCGCGAGCACCAGCCGAACCCGAGCAACCCGCAGCTGGAACTGGCCCGCCGGATCGCCAAGGAGACCGGGATCAACCTGGTCATCGGCCACCACGCCCACGTCGTGCAGCCGATGGAGAAGGTCGACGGCACGTGGGTCGCCTACGGCCTCGGCAACCAGCTCGCCCGCCACGACGTGCCCAGCGGTCTGACCGAGGAGGGCGCCATCGGCTGGTTCGAGTTCAGCGAGAAGAACGGCAAGTGGGACGTCCAGGCCCGCTTCGTGCCCACCTTCACCGACATCCCGCCGGACCCCGAGAGCACCCCGGGGGCGGACCTGCCCGGCACGAACACCCAGCCGGTACGCGACCACCGCCTGGTCGATGTCGTGGAGGCCCTCCAGAACGACAAGAGCCTCCTGCCGGAGCAGCGCGCCCGCTACCGCCTGGCCTTCGAGCGCACCCAGGGCACCATGCTCAACCGCGGCGCCGGCAAGGACGGACTGCGACCCCTTCGGGGACTGCCCGGGTGA